The following proteins are co-located in the Xiphophorus maculatus strain JP 163 A chromosome 8, X_maculatus-5.0-male, whole genome shotgun sequence genome:
- the LOC102231052 gene encoding protein prune homolog 2-like isoform X1 — MNFELNKSACQLQGLPPPVYLLLSSVPLGMDLTTHSKMTSEGDDGRPVPPTSLPLQGGPSQRKKLSAPQISFSLDHSEDDLGETPDDLDIDVDELDTPDEGDYLDYTDHEMDWEDPGAATKSGTGDSYNTIPTYSAEEERRDVKLWRTVVIGEQEHRINMKVIEPYMKVISHGGYYSSGVNAIIVFAACFLPDSAREDYHDIMENLFLYVISTLELMVAEDYMIVYLNGATPHRRMPGLGWLKKCYQMIDRRLRKNLKSFIIVHPSWFIRTVLAITKPFISAKFSSKIKYVSSLDELRELIPMDSIQIPECIIKLDKELKEAAENSKINSFLQGTELTAASRPDRQDQAGASSS; from the exons gtccCTCTGGGGATGGACCTGACCACACACAGTAAAATGACTTCAGAGGGCGATGACGGCAGACCAG TCCCTCCTACATCTCTACCCCTTCAAGGAGGTCCCAGCCAGAGGAAAAAACTTTCTGCCCCTCAGATCAGCTTTTCTCTGGACCACAGTGAAGATGACTTGGGGGAGACTCCAGATGACCTGGACATCGACGTGGATGAACTCGACACTCCAGATGAGGGAGATTACCTCGACTACACAGACCATGAAATGGACTGGGAAG ATCCCGGTGCAGCCACCAAAAGTGGGACAGGTGATTCCTACAATACCATTCCAACGTACAGCGCTGAGGAAGAGCGACGTGACGTCAAGCTGTGGAGGACCGTTGTCATCGGGGAGCAGGAGCACCGCATCAACATGAAGGTTATTGAGCCTTACATGAAAGTCATCTCTCATGGAG GTTACTATAGCAGCGGGGTGAATGCCATCATAGTCTTTGCTGCATGCTTTCTGCCAGACAGTGCCCGAGAAGACTACCATGACATAATGGAGAACCTCTTCCT CTATGTGATCAGCACACTGGAGCTGATGGTGGCAGAGGACTATATGATTGTTTATCTGAACGGAGCCACGCCCCACAGAAGAATGCCTGGCCTGGGTTGGCTAAAAAAGTGCTATCAGATGATTGACAGAAG GCTCAGGAAGAATTTGAAATCCTTCATTATCGTTCATCCGTCATGGTTCATCAGGACTGTTCTGGCCATCACCAAACCCTTCATCAG CGCCAAGTTCAGCAGCAAGATCAAGTATGTGAGCAGTTTGGATGAACTGCGGGAACTAATCCCAATGGACAGCATCCAGATCCCAGAGTGCATCATTAA ACTCGACAAGGAACTGAAGGAAGCGGCAGAAAACTCCAA AATAAACAGTTTCCTGCAGGGAACCGAGCTGACAGCAGCCAGCAGACCAGA CAGACAAGACCAGGCCGGTGCCAGCAGCTCGTAA
- the LOC102231052 gene encoding protein prune homolog 2-like isoform X2, producing the protein MNFELNKSACQLQGLPPPVYLLLSSVPLGMDLTTHSKMTSEGDDGRPVPPTSLPLQGGPSQRKKLSAPQISFSLDHSEDDLGETPDDLDIDVDELDTPDEGDYLDYTDHEMDWEDPGAATKSGTGDSYNTIPTYSAEEERRDVKLWRTVVIGEQEHRINMKVIEPYMKVISHGGYYSSGVNAIIVFAACFLPDSAREDYHDIMENLFLYVISTLELMVAEDYMIVYLNGATPHRRMPGLGWLKKCYQMIDRRLRKNLKSFIIVHPSWFIRTVLAITKPFISAKFSSKIKYVSSLDELRELIPMDSIQIPECIIKLDKELKEAAENSKINSFLQGTELTAASRPEQDQAGASSS; encoded by the exons gtccCTCTGGGGATGGACCTGACCACACACAGTAAAATGACTTCAGAGGGCGATGACGGCAGACCAG TCCCTCCTACATCTCTACCCCTTCAAGGAGGTCCCAGCCAGAGGAAAAAACTTTCTGCCCCTCAGATCAGCTTTTCTCTGGACCACAGTGAAGATGACTTGGGGGAGACTCCAGATGACCTGGACATCGACGTGGATGAACTCGACACTCCAGATGAGGGAGATTACCTCGACTACACAGACCATGAAATGGACTGGGAAG ATCCCGGTGCAGCCACCAAAAGTGGGACAGGTGATTCCTACAATACCATTCCAACGTACAGCGCTGAGGAAGAGCGACGTGACGTCAAGCTGTGGAGGACCGTTGTCATCGGGGAGCAGGAGCACCGCATCAACATGAAGGTTATTGAGCCTTACATGAAAGTCATCTCTCATGGAG GTTACTATAGCAGCGGGGTGAATGCCATCATAGTCTTTGCTGCATGCTTTCTGCCAGACAGTGCCCGAGAAGACTACCATGACATAATGGAGAACCTCTTCCT CTATGTGATCAGCACACTGGAGCTGATGGTGGCAGAGGACTATATGATTGTTTATCTGAACGGAGCCACGCCCCACAGAAGAATGCCTGGCCTGGGTTGGCTAAAAAAGTGCTATCAGATGATTGACAGAAG GCTCAGGAAGAATTTGAAATCCTTCATTATCGTTCATCCGTCATGGTTCATCAGGACTGTTCTGGCCATCACCAAACCCTTCATCAG CGCCAAGTTCAGCAGCAAGATCAAGTATGTGAGCAGTTTGGATGAACTGCGGGAACTAATCCCAATGGACAGCATCCAGATCCCAGAGTGCATCATTAA ACTCGACAAGGAACTGAAGGAAGCGGCAGAAAACTCCAA AATAAACAGTTTCCTGCAGGGAACCGAGCTGACAGCAGCCAGCAGACCAGA ACAAGACCAGGCCGGTGCCAGCAGCTCGTAA
- the LOC102231052 gene encoding protein prune homolog 2-like isoform X3, which produces MDLTTHSKMTSEGDDGRPVPPTSLPLQGGPSQRKKLSAPQISFSLDHSEDDLGETPDDLDIDVDELDTPDEGDYLDYTDHEMDWEDPGAATKSGTGDSYNTIPTYSAEEERRDVKLWRTVVIGEQEHRINMKVIEPYMKVISHGGYYSSGVNAIIVFAACFLPDSAREDYHDIMENLFLYVISTLELMVAEDYMIVYLNGATPHRRMPGLGWLKKCYQMIDRRLRKNLKSFIIVHPSWFIRTVLAITKPFISAKFSSKIKYVSSLDELRELIPMDSIQIPECIIKLDKELKEAAENSKINSFLQGTELTAASRPDRQDQAGASSS; this is translated from the exons ATGGACCTGACCACACACAGTAAAATGACTTCAGAGGGCGATGACGGCAGACCAG TCCCTCCTACATCTCTACCCCTTCAAGGAGGTCCCAGCCAGAGGAAAAAACTTTCTGCCCCTCAGATCAGCTTTTCTCTGGACCACAGTGAAGATGACTTGGGGGAGACTCCAGATGACCTGGACATCGACGTGGATGAACTCGACACTCCAGATGAGGGAGATTACCTCGACTACACAGACCATGAAATGGACTGGGAAG ATCCCGGTGCAGCCACCAAAAGTGGGACAGGTGATTCCTACAATACCATTCCAACGTACAGCGCTGAGGAAGAGCGACGTGACGTCAAGCTGTGGAGGACCGTTGTCATCGGGGAGCAGGAGCACCGCATCAACATGAAGGTTATTGAGCCTTACATGAAAGTCATCTCTCATGGAG GTTACTATAGCAGCGGGGTGAATGCCATCATAGTCTTTGCTGCATGCTTTCTGCCAGACAGTGCCCGAGAAGACTACCATGACATAATGGAGAACCTCTTCCT CTATGTGATCAGCACACTGGAGCTGATGGTGGCAGAGGACTATATGATTGTTTATCTGAACGGAGCCACGCCCCACAGAAGAATGCCTGGCCTGGGTTGGCTAAAAAAGTGCTATCAGATGATTGACAGAAG GCTCAGGAAGAATTTGAAATCCTTCATTATCGTTCATCCGTCATGGTTCATCAGGACTGTTCTGGCCATCACCAAACCCTTCATCAG CGCCAAGTTCAGCAGCAAGATCAAGTATGTGAGCAGTTTGGATGAACTGCGGGAACTAATCCCAATGGACAGCATCCAGATCCCAGAGTGCATCATTAA ACTCGACAAGGAACTGAAGGAAGCGGCAGAAAACTCCAA AATAAACAGTTTCCTGCAGGGAACCGAGCTGACAGCAGCCAGCAGACCAGA CAGACAAGACCAGGCCGGTGCCAGCAGCTCGTAA